In the genome of Armatimonadota bacterium, the window GTCTGGGCTCCCGTCCCCGCGAGGTATACGTCAATCGAGTTCGCCAAGATGCTTCTCGAGACGGCGGGCGTGCTTGTCGTGCCCGGTGTCGGATATGGTGCCCACGGTGAGGGCTACGTGCGCTTCTCCCTCACGGTGGACGGCGACTCGAACGGGGAACGGGTGGCTGAGGCAGTCGAACGCCTCAGGAAGCACGGAGTCTCATGCACGATGTAGACGCGAGCGATCGCGCGATACTGGTCAGCCTCGAGTCGGGCGACGATGCCCGCGACCGGGCATCGCTCGAGGAACTGAGGGAACTCGCCTTTACAGCGGGCGCCCTCGTCGTCGGGGAGTTCGGGCAGAAACGACGCGCCCCCCATGTCGCATGCTACCTCGGGCAGGGGAAAGCCGAAGAGCTCTTTGCCGAGGTCCGGGAACTCGACGCGAACCTCGTCATCTTCAACGGCGATCTGACCTCAACCCAGCTTCGCAACCTCGACGAGGCTGTCG includes:
- a CDS encoding GTPase HflX, whose translation is MHDVDASDRAILVSLESGDDARDRASLEELRELAFTAGALVVGEFGQKRRAPHVACYLGQGKAEELFAEVRELDANLVIFNGDLTSTQLRNLDEAVGARLVDRTQLILDIFAQRAHTREGQLQVELAQLTYLLPRITSLYTQFERQQGGIGIRG